A stretch of candidate division KSB1 bacterium DNA encodes these proteins:
- a CDS encoding O-antigen ligase family protein has translation MSVSTAGTMPQVSARLAAVTRGALYVTVAAMPFSIALTQTALAVAILTWLARMALERRLLVRRTRLEVAFLLYMAAELISLAFSINVPNAVIYLKRLLLIPTVYVVASNVESERTLNRLVATFLAAMSLYSLWGIGSFALNPSLRVRHIQNSMTAGGLTMIAAVVGLALAAASTSKKVRLWAGASAVVNATCLFFTNTRGSWLGFAVALVLMAVLTNWRLLLVIPVLAVVAYVAVPGEYKARVTHFFDPHYRTNAYRLTWWKTGWRIFKDYPITGVGDIDTVEIYRRYLSPEETQAVGHFHNNFVHIAVTLGSIGLVAFSYLKARIAIFMGQTLRVARPPSLRAVALAGLCSFVAFLVNGLFEWNYGDAEVVTVIWWLVGMVAATATLLKRSQALETVVVEVLS, from the coding sequence ATGAGCGTATCTACTGCCGGAACAATGCCCCAGGTCAGTGCCCGCCTTGCCGCGGTGACGCGAGGCGCGCTCTACGTGACGGTGGCAGCGATGCCGTTCAGCATCGCCCTGACGCAGACTGCTCTGGCAGTGGCCATCCTTACCTGGCTGGCACGCATGGCCCTGGAGCGGCGGCTTCTGGTACGTCGAACGCGCTTGGAGGTAGCATTTCTCCTTTACATGGCTGCTGAGCTCATCTCCTTGGCATTTTCCATCAATGTGCCGAACGCGGTAATCTACCTCAAGCGCTTGCTCCTCATCCCCACGGTCTACGTGGTGGCCAGCAATGTGGAGAGCGAGCGGACTCTGAACCGTCTGGTAGCCACTTTCCTTGCCGCCATGTCGCTCTACTCTCTGTGGGGCATAGGTTCTTTTGCGCTGAACCCATCGCTGCGCGTGCGGCATATTCAGAACTCCATGACGGCTGGCGGCCTCACCATGATCGCGGCGGTGGTCGGCCTGGCCCTCGCGGCGGCCAGCACGAGCAAGAAGGTGCGCCTCTGGGCAGGAGCATCGGCAGTGGTCAATGCAACCTGTCTGTTTTTCACCAACACCCGCGGCTCCTGGCTTGGCTTTGCCGTGGCTCTGGTCCTCATGGCCGTTCTCACCAACTGGAGGCTGCTCCTCGTCATCCCGGTACTGGCCGTGGTCGCCTACGTTGCCGTGCCAGGAGAGTACAAGGCGCGCGTGACGCACTTCTTCGATCCTCACTACCGCACCAACGCCTATCGCCTCACCTGGTGGAAGACGGGCTGGCGGATTTTCAAGGACTATCCCATCACCGGGGTGGGCGATATCGACACGGTGGAAATCTATCGGCGGTACCTGAGCCCCGAGGAAACCCAGGCCGTCGGACATTTCCACAACAACTTTGTGCACATCGCCGTCACCTTGGGGAGCATTGGACTTGTCGCCTTCAGCTATCTGAAGGCCAGAATCGCCATATTCATGGGCCAGACCTTGCGTGTGGCGCGCCCGCCATCCTTGCGGGCGGTGGCGCTGGCCGGTCTGTGCTCGTTTGTGGCCTTTCTGGTCAACGGCCTTTTCGAGTGGAACTATGGCGACGCTGAGGTGGTAACCGTCATCTGGTGGCTTGTGGGCATGGTGGCGGCCACGGCCACCTTGCTCAAGAGGTCACAGGCGCTGGAGACCGTGGTTGTGGAAGTCCTCAGCTAA
- a CDS encoding RidA family protein, giving the protein MRQIVRASDAPKAIGPYSHAVISSGELVYTAGQLGIDPATGELVGPGIEEQTRQVLTNLAAVLRAAGSGLDKVVKTTVFLADMNDFAAMNGVYAEFFTSDPPARSAVQVARLPKGARVEIEAVATRG; this is encoded by the coding sequence GTGAGACAAATCGTCCGGGCATCGGATGCACCGAAGGCTATTGGGCCCTATAGCCATGCGGTAATCAGCAGTGGCGAATTGGTGTATACGGCTGGCCAGCTCGGCATAGATCCCGCAACTGGCGAACTGGTTGGTCCCGGCATAGAAGAGCAGACCCGGCAGGTGCTGACCAACTTGGCTGCCGTTCTGCGTGCGGCAGGCTCGGGTTTGGACAAGGTGGTCAAGACCACGGTCTTTTTGGCCGACATGAACGATTTTGCAGCCATGAACGGCGTATATGCCGAGTTTTTCACCAGCGACCCGCCAGCGCGCTCAGCGGTACAGGTGGCGCGGTTGCCCAAGGGCGCCAGAGTGGAAATCGAGGCTGTGGCGACACGTGGATAG
- a CDS encoding DUF5683 domain-containing protein, whose amino-acid sequence MQGQGRDPVTSPADSQIVQRRSPNGAMVRSLLVPGWGQWYNGKRWKAALAFGAEVGLAANAVVQNQYLQRAEDPVTREYHLSNRNTSNWFLAVVVLLSMLDAYVDAHFSDFDESPELANWPPPAPEGSARCGFGGVRVSLSLSF is encoded by the coding sequence GTGCAAGGGCAGGGGCGCGACCCCGTCACCAGCCCGGCCGATTCCCAGATTGTCCAAAGACGGTCCCCGAATGGAGCAATGGTGCGCTCGTTGCTTGTGCCAGGTTGGGGACAATGGTATAACGGGAAGAGGTGGAAGGCGGCGCTGGCCTTTGGCGCGGAGGTGGGCCTGGCGGCCAACGCTGTCGTGCAGAACCAATATCTGCAGCGCGCCGAGGACCCTGTAACCCGAGAATACCACCTGAGCAATCGCAATACCTCGAACTGGTTCCTGGCAGTGGTGGTTTTGCTCAGCATGCTCGACGCCTACGTCGACGCACACTTTTCGGACTTTGACGAAAGTCCGGAGTTAGCTAACTGGCCTCCCCCGGCGCCCGAGGGTTCTGCCCGGTGTGGCTTCGGGGGTGTGCGGGTCTCTCTGTCTTTGAGCTTCTGA
- a CDS encoding sodium-dependent transporter, whose amino-acid sequence MVEQHGQRGTWGSTVGFILASAGSAVGLGNIWRFPYVVGENGGAAFVLLYLLCVLFISAPVMIAELALGRHTQRNPIGAFSALVPGSRWKLVGALGVLTGVGILSFYSVIAGWTLQYAVRSIATPGYIRYSQAEGDSLWAHFVADPKNLAQALMEEGVLSAEPSTRSEQEVSEAWQAFTNEARFSAYKEKMIGRLHNLSLFEKFASNGWGPVLYLFLFILLTGAVVAGGVAAGIERWSRVLMPVLFVLLVLLALRAITLKGASQGLVFYLKPDLSKLTLESFARALGQAFFSLSLGMGTMITYGSYLSRRDNIPRSAAWVCLSDTMVALIAGLVIFPALFAMGFRPDAGVSLVFVVLPSIFAHMPAGAFFAAAFFLLLCVAALTSTISLLEVPVAYLVDEHRWPRRRAVVVTSAVAFVLGIASALSTGAIPALSKLPGVGIGVLEFFNALFGNYALSIGALGVALFVGYRWGTKAVAAEVEQHGNEFYLRRTWSAMIRYVSPLGIALVLVYILLTGKYF is encoded by the coding sequence GTGGTGGAACAGCACGGACAACGGGGAACCTGGGGTTCGACGGTAGGCTTCATCTTGGCTTCTGCCGGGTCGGCGGTCGGACTGGGCAATATCTGGCGTTTCCCGTATGTGGTGGGAGAAAACGGCGGGGCTGCCTTCGTGCTTCTCTACCTTCTCTGCGTGCTCTTCATCTCTGCGCCCGTGATGATCGCGGAGCTTGCCCTGGGGCGCCATACCCAGCGCAACCCCATCGGCGCCTTCTCTGCCCTGGTGCCGGGCAGCCGTTGGAAGCTGGTTGGGGCCCTCGGCGTGCTCACTGGCGTAGGGATTCTCTCGTTCTATTCGGTGATCGCCGGGTGGACACTGCAGTATGCCGTACGTTCGATAGCGACGCCCGGCTACATTCGCTACAGCCAGGCGGAGGGCGACAGCCTGTGGGCGCATTTTGTTGCCGACCCGAAGAACCTCGCGCAGGCCCTGATGGAGGAAGGAGTGCTGTCCGCCGAACCTTCCACTCGGTCCGAACAGGAGGTGAGCGAGGCGTGGCAGGCGTTCACTAACGAAGCGCGTTTCTCCGCTTACAAGGAGAAGATGATTGGGCGGCTGCACAATCTATCATTGTTCGAGAAGTTTGCCAGTAATGGCTGGGGGCCAGTTTTGTACCTGTTCTTGTTCATCCTCCTTACCGGAGCGGTGGTGGCCGGGGGCGTTGCCGCGGGCATCGAGCGGTGGTCGCGGGTGCTGATGCCGGTCCTGTTTGTCCTGCTCGTGCTGCTGGCCCTACGGGCGATTACTCTCAAAGGAGCCTCGCAAGGCCTGGTCTTCTACCTTAAGCCAGACCTGAGCAAGCTCACACTGGAATCGTTTGCGCGCGCCCTTGGCCAAGCCTTCTTCTCCCTGAGCTTAGGCATGGGGACCATGATCACCTATGGGAGCTACCTTTCACGGCGGGACAACATTCCACGTTCGGCTGCGTGGGTGTGCCTGTCCGATACCATGGTGGCGCTCATCGCCGGACTGGTCATCTTCCCCGCTCTGTTTGCCATGGGCTTCCGGCCGGATGCCGGCGTGAGTCTGGTCTTCGTGGTGCTGCCGTCCATTTTTGCGCATATGCCTGCCGGCGCCTTTTTCGCCGCGGCATTCTTCCTCTTGCTGTGCGTGGCGGCCCTGACCTCGACCATTTCGCTTTTGGAGGTACCCGTTGCCTACTTGGTTGACGAGCACCGGTGGCCGCGCCGACGGGCCGTGGTGGTGACCAGCGCAGTAGCCTTTGTGCTGGGCATCGCCTCTGCGCTTTCCACAGGGGCGATCCCCGCCTTGAGCAAGCTGCCCGGAGTGGGAATCGGCGTGTTGGAGTTCTTCAATGCGCTGTTTGGCAACTATGCGCTGTCGATTGGCGCCTTAGGCGTCGCCCTCTTTGTCGGCTACCGTTGGGGGACGAAGGCCGTGGCCGCCGAAGTCGAGCAGCATGGCAACGAGTTCTACCTTCGTCGCACCTGGTCGGCGATGATCCGCTACGTTTCGCCGCTGGGCATCGCCTTGGTGTTGGTCTACATCCTTCTCACTGGCAAGTACTTTTGA
- a CDS encoding HDIG domain-containing protein: protein MTREEAYRLAESRFSNRNLFKHVLAVEAVMRALAGRFGQDVARWGLAGLLHDLDYEETAQTPERHGLRTVELLADYDVDAEIIHAIKSHNNHVPRESLMDKAIYAADPVTGLIVAAALMHPSKKLAELDVPFILRRFKEKAFAKGANRVQIKACEEFGLPLDEFLRLALKAMQGIHQELGL, encoded by the coding sequence ATGACGCGAGAAGAGGCATATCGCCTGGCAGAGTCGCGCTTTTCCAACCGCAACCTTTTCAAGCACGTTTTGGCCGTGGAGGCGGTGATGCGCGCCCTGGCGGGGCGCTTTGGCCAAGACGTGGCGAGATGGGGCCTTGCCGGCCTGCTTCACGACCTCGACTACGAGGAGACCGCCCAGACGCCTGAGCGGCATGGTTTGCGCACGGTGGAGCTGCTGGCCGACTATGACGTCGACGCCGAGATCATTCACGCCATCAAGAGCCACAACAACCACGTGCCGCGGGAAAGCCTGATGGACAAGGCCATCTACGCGGCCGACCCGGTCACGGGGCTGATCGTGGCCGCGGCCCTTATGCACCCGAGCAAGAAGCTGGCCGAATTGGATGTGCCTTTCATCCTGCGGCGGTTCAAGGAGAAGGCGTTCGCCAAAGGTGCCAATCGCGTGCAAATCAAAGCCTGCGAGGAGTTCGGCTTGCCGCTGGACGAATTCTTGCGGCTGGCGCTCAAGGCTATGCAAGGCATTCACCAGGAGCTGGGCCTGTAG
- the purF gene encoding amidophosphoribosyltransferase, whose translation MLLSSLDKPLCNCGIVGVYGHPEAARLVYLCLYALQHRGQESAGIAASDFMRMRRHAGLGLVADVFSDASTLSALAGSLAIGHNRYSTTGSTQLANAQPIVVNAHDGPLAIAHNGNLVNSGSCRRRLVRDGAIFQTSTDTEVVLHLIARSKRATLVERLMEALGQVQGAYSLVLMNRTQLIAVRDPRGFRPLSLGCKDDAYVVASETCAMDLIGAEYLREVEPGEVLVSDRDGLHSLRLPEQAPRAACIFEFIYFSRPDSKIFDENVDKCRRKLGKTLALEHPADADIVIAVPDSSNTAAVGYSRRSGIKFELGLIRNHYIGRTFIHPEQDVRDFSVRVKFNPVRGVLEGRRVVIVEDSIVRGTTLKHLVGMVRAAGAKEVHVRVTSSPIISPCYYGMDFPTRDELIASSRTVEEIRQFIRADTLGYLSMEGMLASVPQERGGYCHACFDGNYPLPPERVSKFQHEQECWVPHQ comes from the coding sequence ATGCTCCTATCGTCGCTTGACAAACCTCTCTGCAACTGTGGCATCGTCGGAGTGTACGGGCACCCTGAGGCTGCGCGGCTGGTTTACCTTTGCCTCTACGCCCTGCAGCACCGCGGGCAAGAGAGTGCAGGAATAGCCGCCAGCGACTTTATGCGCATGCGCCGGCATGCGGGGTTGGGCCTTGTCGCCGACGTGTTTTCCGACGCCTCCACCCTGTCGGCCCTTGCGGGCTCGCTGGCAATCGGGCACAACCGCTATTCCACTACCGGCTCCACGCAGCTTGCCAATGCCCAGCCGATCGTGGTGAATGCCCACGACGGCCCCCTGGCTATTGCCCACAACGGCAATCTGGTCAATTCGGGTTCCTGTCGGCGCCGGCTGGTGCGGGATGGGGCCATTTTCCAGACGAGTACCGACACCGAGGTCGTCTTGCACCTCATCGCCCGCTCCAAACGGGCCACCTTGGTGGAGCGCCTGATGGAGGCTCTCGGCCAGGTGCAAGGGGCCTACTCACTGGTCCTCATGAACCGCACCCAGCTCATTGCCGTGCGCGACCCGCGCGGTTTTCGACCGTTGTCCTTGGGATGCAAGGACGACGCCTACGTGGTCGCCTCCGAGACCTGCGCCATGGATTTGATAGGAGCAGAGTACCTCAGGGAGGTGGAGCCCGGCGAGGTGCTGGTCAGCGACCGCGACGGGCTGCACAGCCTGCGGCTGCCTGAGCAGGCTCCGCGCGCGGCGTGCATCTTTGAGTTCATCTACTTTTCGCGTCCGGACAGCAAAATCTTTGACGAAAACGTCGACAAGTGCCGGCGCAAATTGGGCAAGACGCTGGCGTTAGAGCATCCGGCGGATGCCGACATTGTCATCGCCGTGCCGGACTCCAGCAACACGGCGGCCGTGGGCTATTCGCGACGCTCGGGGATCAAGTTCGAGCTGGGGCTGATTCGCAACCATTACATCGGCCGCACCTTCATCCACCCGGAGCAGGATGTGCGCGACTTTAGCGTGCGCGTCAAGTTCAATCCGGTGCGCGGGGTGCTCGAGGGGCGCAGGGTGGTGATTGTGGAGGACTCGATCGTGCGCGGCACCACCCTGAAACACCTCGTGGGCATGGTGCGCGCCGCCGGGGCAAAGGAAGTCCACGTGCGCGTCACCTCGTCGCCCATCATTTCCCCTTGCTACTACGGCATGGATTTTCCCACCCGGGACGAGCTCATCGCCTCTTCGCGCACCGTGGAGGAGATCCGCCAATTCATTCGCGCCGACACGCTCGGCTATCTCTCGATGGAGGGGATGCTGGCTTCGGTTCCCCAGGAGCGGGGCGGCTACTGCCACGCCTGTTTTGACGGCAACTACCCACTGCCGCCTGAGCGCGTCAGCAAGTTCCAACACGAGCAAGAGTGCTGGGTGCCTCATCAATGA